The following coding sequences lie in one Cannabis sativa cultivar Pink pepper isolate KNU-18-1 chromosome 5, ASM2916894v1, whole genome shotgun sequence genomic window:
- the LOC115716342 gene encoding F-box protein At4g00755 isoform X3: MPKVDNSGDFIFWFAEEISMKILTNLDDPSDVVRVSSVSKLWRQFVIEHDICKQLCLKKFPEISGAVELNNLIEPVDIGLRNGTEFELLKRNHKIFSFLAKALSPVITNDCLSTAISASSTDNYPTESIVHTLQPGDRNQNVASYWSSSGQHEPSVPETLLYELVTKMCLVSEIHVQPFQAYFQHRYPIYSCKAVRFKMGHLRNLGESDTDFSDNESEDHTLLDDRFVWTYISPEFPMVQELDVPCGRWGQSPGHSRFRQWPFCPWSTWFFFLLTCSIIRKILVSPFSLQVIMSRYTISELLILQPQSD, translated from the exons ATGCCCAAAGTGGATAATAGTGGTGATTTTATATTCTGGTTTGCGGAAGAAATATCAATGAAGATTTTAACCAATCTAGATGACCCATCTGATGTAGTCCGTGTTTCCTCTGTTTCCAAGCTCTGGCGGCAATTTG TGATTGAACATGACATCTGTAAACAGCTTTGCTTAAAGAAGTTTCCTGAAATATCTGGTGCTGTTGAACTAAACAACTTGATAGAACCAGTAGATATTGGTCTTAGAAACGGTACCGAATTTGAATTGTTAAAGAGGAACCATAAAATATTTTCCTTCTTAGCGAAAGCTCTTTCTCCTGTCATTACAAATGATTGCTTATCAACTGCTATTAGTGCATCTAGCACTGACAATTACCCAACTGAAAGCATTGTGCATACTTTGCAACCCGGGGATAGAAATCAGAATGTAGCTTCATACTGGTCAAGTAGTGGGCAACATGAACCATCTGTTCCTGAGACACTACTTTATGAGTTAGTGACCAAGATGTGTCTGGTCAGTGAAATCCATGTTCAACCATTCCAAG CATATTTTCAGCACCGCTACCCGATATACTCATGTAAAGCTGTCCGATTTAAAATGGGCCATCTCAGAAATCTTGGCGAATCAGATACTGACTTTTCAGATAACGAGTCTGAGGATCACACATTGCTAGACGATAGATTTGTATGGACTTACATCTCACCTGAATTCCCAATGGTTCAG GAGCTAGATGTTCCTTGTGGGAGGTGGGGGCAGTCCCCTGGACATAGTCGTTTCAGGCAGTGGCCATTTTGTCCATGGTCCACATGGTTCTTCTTTCTACTGACATGTTCAATCATTAGAAAGATTCTAGTCTCCCCTTTCTCCCTACAAGTAATTATGAGTCGATATACTATCAGTGAACTGCTAATTCTTCAGCCACAATCTGATTGA
- the LOC115716342 gene encoding F-box protein At4g00755 isoform X1, producing MPKVDNSGDFIFWFAEEISMKILTNLDDPSDVVRVSSVSKLWRQFVIEHDICKQLCLKKFPEISGAVELNNLIEPVDIGLRNGTEFELLKRNHKIFSFLAKALSPVITNDCLSTAISASSTDNYPTESIVHTLQPGDRNQNVASYWSSSGQHEPSVPETLLYELVTKMCLVSEIHVQPFQAYFQHRYPIYSCKAVRFKMGHLRNLGESDTDFSDNESEDHTLLDDRFVWTYISPEFPMVQESFLQKFELPEPALCVGGYLLVELLGRVQKQEIDDLYYICIAHVQIVGRPLLPTFDVEMHEPSGKCLLKHYSETVSLS from the exons ATGCCCAAAGTGGATAATAGTGGTGATTTTATATTCTGGTTTGCGGAAGAAATATCAATGAAGATTTTAACCAATCTAGATGACCCATCTGATGTAGTCCGTGTTTCCTCTGTTTCCAAGCTCTGGCGGCAATTTG TGATTGAACATGACATCTGTAAACAGCTTTGCTTAAAGAAGTTTCCTGAAATATCTGGTGCTGTTGAACTAAACAACTTGATAGAACCAGTAGATATTGGTCTTAGAAACGGTACCGAATTTGAATTGTTAAAGAGGAACCATAAAATATTTTCCTTCTTAGCGAAAGCTCTTTCTCCTGTCATTACAAATGATTGCTTATCAACTGCTATTAGTGCATCTAGCACTGACAATTACCCAACTGAAAGCATTGTGCATACTTTGCAACCCGGGGATAGAAATCAGAATGTAGCTTCATACTGGTCAAGTAGTGGGCAACATGAACCATCTGTTCCTGAGACACTACTTTATGAGTTAGTGACCAAGATGTGTCTGGTCAGTGAAATCCATGTTCAACCATTCCAAG CATATTTTCAGCACCGCTACCCGATATACTCATGTAAAGCTGTCCGATTTAAAATGGGCCATCTCAGAAATCTTGGCGAATCAGATACTGACTTTTCAGATAACGAGTCTGAGGATCACACATTGCTAGACGATAGATTTGTATGGACTTACATCTCACCTGAATTCCCAATGGTTCAG GAAAGTTTTTTGCAAAAGTTTGAGCTCCCGGAACCTGCTCTCTGTGTTGGAGGATATCTGCTAGTTGAGCTTTTGGGCAGGGTCCAAAAACAAGAAATAGACGACTTATATTATATCTG TATTGCTCATGTTCAAATTGTTGGAAGACCACTCTTGCCTACTTTTGATGTCGAAATGCATGAACCATCTGGAAAATGCTTACTGAAGCATTATTCAGAAACGGTGAGTCTTTCTTAA
- the LOC115716342 gene encoding F-box protein At4g00755 isoform X2, with product MPKVDNSGDFIFWFAEEISMKILTNLDDPSDVVRVSSVSKLWRQFVIEHDICKQLCLKKFPEISGAVELNNLIEPVDIGLRNGTEFELLKRNHKIFSFLAKALSPVITNDCLSTAISASSTDNYPTESIVHTLQPGDRNQNVASYWSSSGQHEPSVPETLLYELVTKMCLVSEIHVQPFQAYFQHRYPIYSCKAVRFKMGHLRNLGESDTDFSDNESEDHTLLDDRFVWTYISPEFPMVQESFLQKFELPEPALCVGGYLLVELLGRVQKQEIDDLYYICIAHVQIVGRPLLPTFDVEMHEPSGKCLLKHYSETEIE from the exons ATGCCCAAAGTGGATAATAGTGGTGATTTTATATTCTGGTTTGCGGAAGAAATATCAATGAAGATTTTAACCAATCTAGATGACCCATCTGATGTAGTCCGTGTTTCCTCTGTTTCCAAGCTCTGGCGGCAATTTG TGATTGAACATGACATCTGTAAACAGCTTTGCTTAAAGAAGTTTCCTGAAATATCTGGTGCTGTTGAACTAAACAACTTGATAGAACCAGTAGATATTGGTCTTAGAAACGGTACCGAATTTGAATTGTTAAAGAGGAACCATAAAATATTTTCCTTCTTAGCGAAAGCTCTTTCTCCTGTCATTACAAATGATTGCTTATCAACTGCTATTAGTGCATCTAGCACTGACAATTACCCAACTGAAAGCATTGTGCATACTTTGCAACCCGGGGATAGAAATCAGAATGTAGCTTCATACTGGTCAAGTAGTGGGCAACATGAACCATCTGTTCCTGAGACACTACTTTATGAGTTAGTGACCAAGATGTGTCTGGTCAGTGAAATCCATGTTCAACCATTCCAAG CATATTTTCAGCACCGCTACCCGATATACTCATGTAAAGCTGTCCGATTTAAAATGGGCCATCTCAGAAATCTTGGCGAATCAGATACTGACTTTTCAGATAACGAGTCTGAGGATCACACATTGCTAGACGATAGATTTGTATGGACTTACATCTCACCTGAATTCCCAATGGTTCAG GAAAGTTTTTTGCAAAAGTTTGAGCTCCCGGAACCTGCTCTCTGTGTTGGAGGATATCTGCTAGTTGAGCTTTTGGGCAGGGTCCAAAAACAAGAAATAGACGACTTATATTATATCTG TATTGCTCATGTTCAAATTGTTGGAAGACCACTCTTGCCTACTTTTGATGTCGAAATGCATGAACCATCTGGAAAATGCTTACTGAAGCATTATTCAGAAACG GAAATTGAGTGA
- the LOC115716655 gene encoding probable transcriptional regulator SLK2 isoform X2 — protein MSFSSNNISISGSSVMDGSSVVQQSSHQDHNAQQVQQSQQHQQGATSATSLPTSQTGQVSLPMGVRLPGSFLQDPNNLSQVQKKPRLDMKQQEDMLQHQVLQQLLQRQDSMQFQGRNPQLQALLQQQRLRQQQQMLQSMPQLQRAQLQQQQQQQQQQQQQQQQMQLRQLQQQQAMQQPQSGIKRPFDGGVAGVCSRRLMQYLYHQRQRPADNTIAYWRKFVAEYYSPRAKKRWCLSLYENVGHHALGVFPQAAMDAWQCDICGSKSGKGFEATSEVLPRLNEIKFGSGVIDELIFLDLPRESRSPTGIMMLEYGKAVQESVYEQLRVVREGRLRIIFTQDLKILSWEFCARRHEELLPRRLVAPQVNQLVQVAQKCQNTIAESGSDGVSQQDLQTNSNMVLSAGRQLAKSLELQSLNDLGFSKRYVRCLQISEVVNSMKDLIDFCGEHKVGPIEGLKNYPRHSSAAKLQMQKMQEMEQLASVQGMPTDRNTLNKLMALHPGLNNQMNNNHQMVNRGALSGSAQAAMALTNYQNLLMRSNSMNSNPNSIQQEASSSFNNSNQSPSSPYQGAASLIPGSMQHVSASGYSSPHLPPQQQQLQQQQRSLSANNMLQQNHPQTPQGNQALQQQQMIQQLMQEMSSNSGVVQQQSVSGGNANGVRNGSSYGGNTSAATAVATTTTANVAGSNGPAPPSRSNSFKAASNSDTSAGGNNGFHQRTPELPQNLHLQGDITTDISHEFTENGFFNNDLDDNMGYGWKA, from the exons ATGTCATTTTCATCAAATAACATTAGCATCTCTGGGTCATCGGTTATGGATGGATCATCTGTAGTGCAACAGAGTTCTCATCAGGATCATAATGCTCAACAAGTACAGCAAAGTCAGCAGCATCAACAAGGAGCAACGAGTGCTACATCATTACCCACTTCACAAACTGGTCAAGTTTCACTTCCAATGGGTGTGCGCCTTCCTGGATCATTCCTTCAAGATCCAAATAATTTATCCCAGGTGCAAAAGAAACCCCGGTTGGATATGAAGCAGCAGGAAGATATGCTGCAACATCAGGTGTTACAGCAACTCCTGCAAAGACAGGACTCCATGCAGTTCCAAGGCCGCAATCCACAGTTACAAGCTTTGCTTCAGCAGCAGAGATTACGGCAACAGCAACAGATGTTGCAGTCTATGCCACAGTTGCAGAGAGCCCAAttgcagcagcaacaacaacaacaacaacaacagcagcagcagcagcagcagatGCAGTTGAGGCAACTGCAGCAGCAGCAAGCTATGCAGCAGCCACAATCTGGAATAAAACGGCCGTTTGATGGTGGTGTAGCTGGTGTATGTTCTCGGCGACTGATGCAATATCTATATCATCAGCGGCAAAGGCCAGCT GATAATACTATTGCATATTGGAGGAAGTTTGTTGCAGAGTACTACTCTCCTCGTGCAAAAAAGAGATGGTGCTTATCTTTATATGAAAATGTTGGGCACCATGCTCTTGGTGTGTTTCCCCAGGCAGCTATG GATGCTTGGCAGTGTGACATTTGTGGTTCTAAATCTGGAAAGGGTTTTG AGGCAACGTCTGAAGTGCTCCCTAGACTTAATGAGATTAAGTTTGGCAGTGGAGTCATTGATGAGCTTATTTTTTTGGACTTGCCACGTGAAAGTAGATCCCCAACTGGTATAATGATGTTGGAGTACGGAAAAGCAGTACAAGAAAGTGTGTATGAGCAGCTTCGTGTTGTTCGTGAGGGCCGACTTCGTATCATATTTACACAAGATTTAAAG ATCTTATCTTGGGAGTTTTGTGCTCGTCGCCATGAAGAACTTCTTCCTCGAAGGTTGGTTGCACCGCAG GTGAATCAGCTGGTTCAGGTTGCACAGAAGTGCCAAAATACAATTGCTGAAAGTGGATCAGATGGGGTTTCTCAGCAAGATTTACAAACGAACAGCAACAT GGTACTATCAGCTGGACGACAGCTGGCAAAGAGCTTGGAGCTACAGTCACTGAACGACTTGGGTTTCTCTAAAAGATATGTGAGGTGTTTGCAG ATCTCTGAGGTCGTGAATAGTATGAAAGATCTGATTGATTTCTGCGGGGAGCACAAAGTTGGGCCTATTG AGGGGTTAAAGAATTATCCTCGACATTCTAGTGCCGCCAAACTCCAAATGCAAAAGATGCAGGAAATGGAGCAGTTAGCGAGTGTTCAGGGTATGCCAACGGACAGGAATACTCTTAATAAGCTAATGGCATTGCATCCTGGattaaataatcaaatgaaCAACAATCATCAAATGGTAAACCGAGGGGCTTTAAGTGGTTCAGCACAAGCAGCTATGGCACTAACTAATTACCAGAATTTACTAATGAGGTCAAACTCTATGAATTCAAATCCCAACTCCATACAACAAGAGGCATCATCATCCTTTAACAATTCCAAccaaagtccatcatcaccttaCCAAGGGGCTGCTTCTTTAATACCAGGATCCATGCAGCACGTATCTGCTAGTGGTTACTCTAGCCCCCACCTACCTCCACAACAGCAGCAGCTGCAGCAGCAGCAGCGCTCGTTGAGTGCTAATAACATGCTACAACAGAACCATCCACAGACCCCTCAAGGCAACCAAGCCTTGCAGCAGCAGCAGATGATCCAGCAACTGATGCAGGAGATGTCGTCTAACAGTGGAGTGGTACAACAACAGTCTGTTTCTGGAGGAAATGCTAATGGGGTGAGGAATGGTTCAAGTTATGGGGGTAACACTTCAGCGGCCACAGCTGTAGCAACAACTACAACTGCCAATGTAGCAGGAAGTAATGGACCTGCACCCCCAAGCAGGAGTAACAGTTTTAAAGCTGCATCAAACAGTGACACTTCAGCTGGTGGTAACAATGGATTCCACCAGCGAACACCCGAGTTGCCCCAGAATCTTCACTTGCAAGGAGATATCACGACCGACATCTCCCATGAGTTCACAGAAAACGGGTTTTTCAACAATGATCTTGACGATAACATGGGGTATGGCTGGAAGGCATGA
- the LOC115716655 gene encoding probable transcriptional regulator SLK2 isoform X1, whose product MVPSRVAGGLTQSSSSSGIFFQGDGQSQAVVNSHLSSSFANSSNSIPGTGRSNLGPVSGDMNNAVLNSVANSGPSVGASSLVTDANSALSGGPHLQRSASINTESYLCVPASPMSFSSNNISISGSSVMDGSSVVQQSSHQDHNAQQVQQSQQHQQGATSATSLPTSQTGQVSLPMGVRLPGSFLQDPNNLSQVQKKPRLDMKQQEDMLQHQVLQQLLQRQDSMQFQGRNPQLQALLQQQRLRQQQQMLQSMPQLQRAQLQQQQQQQQQQQQQQQQMQLRQLQQQQAMQQPQSGIKRPFDGGVAGVCSRRLMQYLYHQRQRPADNTIAYWRKFVAEYYSPRAKKRWCLSLYENVGHHALGVFPQAAMDAWQCDICGSKSGKGFEATSEVLPRLNEIKFGSGVIDELIFLDLPRESRSPTGIMMLEYGKAVQESVYEQLRVVREGRLRIIFTQDLKILSWEFCARRHEELLPRRLVAPQVNQLVQVAQKCQNTIAESGSDGVSQQDLQTNSNMVLSAGRQLAKSLELQSLNDLGFSKRYVRCLQISEVVNSMKDLIDFCGEHKVGPIEGLKNYPRHSSAAKLQMQKMQEMEQLASVQGMPTDRNTLNKLMALHPGLNNQMNNNHQMVNRGALSGSAQAAMALTNYQNLLMRSNSMNSNPNSIQQEASSSFNNSNQSPSSPYQGAASLIPGSMQHVSASGYSSPHLPPQQQQLQQQQRSLSANNMLQQNHPQTPQGNQALQQQQMIQQLMQEMSSNSGVVQQQSVSGGNANGVRNGSSYGGNTSAATAVATTTTANVAGSNGPAPPSRSNSFKAASNSDTSAGGNNGFHQRTPELPQNLHLQGDITTDISHEFTENGFFNNDLDDNMGYGWKA is encoded by the exons ATGGTGCCTTCTCGGGTGGCTGGAGGGCTAACACAATCTTCCTCAAGTTCTGGAATTTTCTTTCAAGGAGACGGGCAGTCCCAAGCTGTTGTTAACTCTCACTTGAGCTCATCCTTCGCGAATTCTTCTAATTCAATTCCTGGAACTGGGCGTTCGAATTTGGGTCCGGTTTCTGGGGACATGAACAATGCAGTGTTGAACAGTGTCGCGAATTCTGGTCCAAGTGTTGGGGCAAGTTCTTTGGTCACAGATGCAAATTCTGCACTTTCAGGAGGTCCACATTTGCAGAGAAGTGCAAGCATCAATACAGAGTCATATTTATGCGTACCAGCATCACCAATGTCATTTTCATCAAATAACATTAGCATCTCTGGGTCATCGGTTATGGATGGATCATCTGTAGTGCAACAGAGTTCTCATCAGGATCATAATGCTCAACAAGTACAGCAAAGTCAGCAGCATCAACAAGGAGCAACGAGTGCTACATCATTACCCACTTCACAAACTGGTCAAGTTTCACTTCCAATGGGTGTGCGCCTTCCTGGATCATTCCTTCAAGATCCAAATAATTTATCCCAGGTGCAAAAGAAACCCCGGTTGGATATGAAGCAGCAGGAAGATATGCTGCAACATCAGGTGTTACAGCAACTCCTGCAAAGACAGGACTCCATGCAGTTCCAAGGCCGCAATCCACAGTTACAAGCTTTGCTTCAGCAGCAGAGATTACGGCAACAGCAACAGATGTTGCAGTCTATGCCACAGTTGCAGAGAGCCCAAttgcagcagcaacaacaacaacaacaacaacagcagcagcagcagcagcagatGCAGTTGAGGCAACTGCAGCAGCAGCAAGCTATGCAGCAGCCACAATCTGGAATAAAACGGCCGTTTGATGGTGGTGTAGCTGGTGTATGTTCTCGGCGACTGATGCAATATCTATATCATCAGCGGCAAAGGCCAGCT GATAATACTATTGCATATTGGAGGAAGTTTGTTGCAGAGTACTACTCTCCTCGTGCAAAAAAGAGATGGTGCTTATCTTTATATGAAAATGTTGGGCACCATGCTCTTGGTGTGTTTCCCCAGGCAGCTATG GATGCTTGGCAGTGTGACATTTGTGGTTCTAAATCTGGAAAGGGTTTTG AGGCAACGTCTGAAGTGCTCCCTAGACTTAATGAGATTAAGTTTGGCAGTGGAGTCATTGATGAGCTTATTTTTTTGGACTTGCCACGTGAAAGTAGATCCCCAACTGGTATAATGATGTTGGAGTACGGAAAAGCAGTACAAGAAAGTGTGTATGAGCAGCTTCGTGTTGTTCGTGAGGGCCGACTTCGTATCATATTTACACAAGATTTAAAG ATCTTATCTTGGGAGTTTTGTGCTCGTCGCCATGAAGAACTTCTTCCTCGAAGGTTGGTTGCACCGCAG GTGAATCAGCTGGTTCAGGTTGCACAGAAGTGCCAAAATACAATTGCTGAAAGTGGATCAGATGGGGTTTCTCAGCAAGATTTACAAACGAACAGCAACAT GGTACTATCAGCTGGACGACAGCTGGCAAAGAGCTTGGAGCTACAGTCACTGAACGACTTGGGTTTCTCTAAAAGATATGTGAGGTGTTTGCAG ATCTCTGAGGTCGTGAATAGTATGAAAGATCTGATTGATTTCTGCGGGGAGCACAAAGTTGGGCCTATTG AGGGGTTAAAGAATTATCCTCGACATTCTAGTGCCGCCAAACTCCAAATGCAAAAGATGCAGGAAATGGAGCAGTTAGCGAGTGTTCAGGGTATGCCAACGGACAGGAATACTCTTAATAAGCTAATGGCATTGCATCCTGGattaaataatcaaatgaaCAACAATCATCAAATGGTAAACCGAGGGGCTTTAAGTGGTTCAGCACAAGCAGCTATGGCACTAACTAATTACCAGAATTTACTAATGAGGTCAAACTCTATGAATTCAAATCCCAACTCCATACAACAAGAGGCATCATCATCCTTTAACAATTCCAAccaaagtccatcatcaccttaCCAAGGGGCTGCTTCTTTAATACCAGGATCCATGCAGCACGTATCTGCTAGTGGTTACTCTAGCCCCCACCTACCTCCACAACAGCAGCAGCTGCAGCAGCAGCAGCGCTCGTTGAGTGCTAATAACATGCTACAACAGAACCATCCACAGACCCCTCAAGGCAACCAAGCCTTGCAGCAGCAGCAGATGATCCAGCAACTGATGCAGGAGATGTCGTCTAACAGTGGAGTGGTACAACAACAGTCTGTTTCTGGAGGAAATGCTAATGGGGTGAGGAATGGTTCAAGTTATGGGGGTAACACTTCAGCGGCCACAGCTGTAGCAACAACTACAACTGCCAATGTAGCAGGAAGTAATGGACCTGCACCCCCAAGCAGGAGTAACAGTTTTAAAGCTGCATCAAACAGTGACACTTCAGCTGGTGGTAACAATGGATTCCACCAGCGAACACCCGAGTTGCCCCAGAATCTTCACTTGCAAGGAGATATCACGACCGACATCTCCCATGAGTTCACAGAAAACGGGTTTTTCAACAATGATCTTGACGATAACATGGGGTATGGCTGGAAGGCATGA